The Fulvivirga maritima genome segment CAAATGCAGACGGTAAATTCATGCTTTGGATACCCAAGGAGAGCAAAGGGATATTGAAGTTTTCATTTATAGGCTATAAGGTAGTAGAATATAAAGTAGGTGAAGAAACTAAGATAAGAATAGATTTGGAGCCAGATTTGGCAAGGCTCGATGAGGTAGTGGTTATAGGATATGGAACCACGACTAAAAGAAATACCACAGGATCAATAACCAAGGTTAGTGCAGAGGAGATTCAGAGTCAGCCTGTAACTAACGCGCTGCAGGCATTACAAGGAAGAACTCCCGGTGTATTTATTACTCAAAGCTCAGGGTATGCTGGCAGTGGAATGAACATTCAGATTAGAGGTACTAATTCTATTACTGATGCCGGTAATCCTATTCCTGGTAAAAATCAGCCCCTATACATTATAGATGGAGTGCCTTTTATCTCTTATGACCTTAAGCAGCAGAGTCAGACTGATAGAGTGATACGTGGTGCTCAGATGAATAGCAGCCCTTTAAATTTAATCAACCCTAATGATATTGAGAGTATTGATATCTTAAAAGATGCCGATGCTACGGCTATTTATGGATCTCGCGGAGCTAATGGAGTAGTGCTCATCACTACTAAAAGTGGTAAGGAAGGCAAAACCACCTTTAACATCAAGGCCAGAACCGGAGTTTCTCAAGTGGCTAATAAAGTAGATTTATTAGGTACAGATGCATATTTGGATATGCTGAGAACAGCTCATCAAAATGGAGGTACAGAACCAAATAATTTTAGCACCGGCATTGCTCTTACGGATTGGGATCCTGAGGCTTATACTGATTGGCAAGAAGAACTTTTAGGTGGAACAGCTCACTCTACTGATATTTCTGCCAGCATTTCGGGTGGTAACTCTTCAACTAACTTCTTTATTAGTGGTACTTATCATGATGAGAGCACCGTGTTGCCAGGAAATTTTGGATACGAGCGTTTTTCGACCAATTTTAAGGTGAATCACTCTACTTTAAATCAAAAACTTAAACTAGGTGCTTCAGTAATATTCTCTGCTGATGAGAATAAGCTGCCTTATTATGACATGGCCACTTATGCCTTTAATACACCTCCAAATAGGCCAATTTATGATGAAAATGGTGAGTATTACTGGTCACCTACTTATTTCTCAGACATAAACCCTCTGGCATCGCTTAATAGAAGGGTAGAAGATAGAGGCAATAACCTGATCACTAATTTTAATGTCACACTCTGGGAATGGGAGAAAATCCCTCGCCTTTAGGCGAAGACTTTAGTATTTGCGATATTTCCCTATGGAAAACTACAGAAAAGGGTCTCACACCTTGTTTGATTTGAAATATCATATAGTTTGGGTAACGAAATATCGCAAGCAAGTTTTGGTAGGAGCAGTGGCAGAGCGAAGTAGAGAGTTGATACGAGAGATTTGTAAATCGAATGAAGTAGAAATAGTAAAAGGTCATGTGTCACAGGACCATATACATTTGTTTGTATCCGTACCTCCCAAACTGTCAATAAGTAAGCTCATGCAATATATAAAAGGGAAAACCTCACATAAGTTACTATTTGAGTTTAAGCATTTACAGCGACAGTTTTGGGGTAAGCACATTTGGGCGCGAGGCTATTTTGCAGTAACAAGTGGGAATGTGACAGATGAAATAATAATGCAGTATATAGAGAATCAGGATATTGAAGATAAAGACGATAATTTTAAAATTAGCTAGTGACTTTAGCCGCCTTTAGGCGGAATCAAATCTACCGGCTTTTAGCCGGTTAGTTATTTAATTTTGAATATAATATTATTGAAGGTCTAATCTTCAAGACTAACGTGGGTTATGGAAGAGCAGAAGTACAGTCAGAGCAGTTTTTACCTTCTTCTGGTATGAATCATACTTATTATGAGTCTTCTGGCTTAAGTCTTAATAACTACAGGTCTTACACTAATTCTATTAATAATAGCAGGAATTTTTCTGTAGAGCCTCAGCTTACTTACACTAAGAGCTTGTGGAAAGGTCAATTAACAGCTCTTTTAGGAGGAGCTTGGCAGCAGCGTAAATCTGAAATGCCAATCTATGTTACCACTTCTGGATATAGTTCTGATAACATGATTGGTGTAGCAGGAACAGCTACCAATGTTACCGCTTTTAATGGATCTTCAGAATATAAATATGCCTCAGTATTTGCCCGCCTTAACTATAATATCATGGGTAGATATATTGTGAATGTTAACTTCAGAAGAGATGGATCTTCAAGGTTTGGATCTAACAACAAATTTGGAAACTTCGGATCAGTAGCTGGAGCCTGGATCTTTACTGAAGAAGATTTTATGCAGGGGCTTAGTGCTTTGAGCTTTGGTAAATTAAGAGTTAGTTATGGAGAGATAGGAAGTGATGCTATCGGAGATTATGGATATGCAGCTACTTATAGCTCTTCTACTTATGGTAATGGAAATACAGCACTTACTACCACCAGAATAGCGAATCCTAACTATCAGTGGCAGGTTAGAAGAAAGTTTGACGTAGCTATGGATTTGGGCTTTTTTAACGAAAGAGTGTCTATAAGCCCTGCTTATTATAGAAATGTTACTGATAATCAGCTTATCAATAGTGTGCTTAGTCCTCAGGCTGGTTTTACATCATTCCAGGCTAATTTACCAGCTACCGTTGTTAATCACGGTTTTGAAGTGATGTTGAACACTACTAATATCTTGAAAAAAGATTTTACCTGGGAAACCTCATTCAATATTTCAGTAAATAGAAATGAGCTGAAATCATTCCCTGATATAGAGAATTCTAGTTATTACAATACCTATGAAGTGGGTAGACCTTTGAGCGCTTATTACCTTCTTCATTACCTTGGAGTAGATGAAAATGTCATTTCTCAATTTGAAGATGTAAATGGTGATGAAATGATCTCTACTTACCTGGCTGCTTCAGGTGCTGGTGATAGAGTTTATAATGGTTCTACTGCTCCTAAATACTATGGTGGTTTACAAAATACTTTAAAATATAAAGGATTTAACCTTTCATTCTTATTCCAGTTTGTAAAGCAAGATGCGCTTAAGCTGATCTCAAGCACCAGTTCTTCTCCTGGTTATCCTTATGGTATTGTTAACTATCAAGAAGATGAATACAATGATTATTTAGCAGAGGGACATATAGTGTCTAGTAGTTATGATAATACATTTAATAACTACATTAACTCTGATAACATGCTTACAGATGCCTCATTTATTCGTCTGAAAAATGTTAACCTTTCCTATAATTTCAATGCAGGATTATTGAAAAAAATAGGTTTACAAAATGCAAGTGTATATGTGCAAGGACAAAACTTATTAACTTTCACTAAGTACAAAGGTTTCGATCCTGAAACCAGAGGGCTGGCCTTGCCTCCATTGCGTACAGTTACCATCGGAACTCAGTTAACATTCTAAAATTTACTATCATGAAATCTATATATACATTAAAAAAATATATTCTGATAGCTTTGGCACTGGTAGTGCTTTCTGGCTGTGAAGATATGATAGAAGTGGACTTGCCTAACAGTGAGTTAAGTGCAAATACAGTATATGTTTCTGATATCACTACAGAAGCAGCGGTAAATGGTATTTATCAAAGTCTGGTAAATAATACCAACTATAACCTTTTACATACTTTGCCAGGTCAAACTTCAGATGAGCTAATTATCAATTCTTTAGTGCCTAACGTTTACACTTCCAATCAAATATTAGATACAGATGGTAGTATAAGTGGCGTTTGGAATAATTTATATAATGCTATCTATAATGCCAATGCAGTAATTGAGGGAATAGAAGGAAGCAGTGCCTTAACCCCAAGTTTAGCAGCACAGTGGCAGGGAGAAGCTTATTTTCTTAGAGCATACGCACATTTTTATCTGGTTAATTTTGGGGGAGAAATACCTCTTATTCTTACTACAGATATAGATCAGACAGCATTTGCCGGAAAGTCTTCTGTAGAAGCTATTTATGGTCAGATTGTGAGTGATCTTGAGTTTGCCTTAGCTAATCTTCCAGAGGATTATTCTAATTATGACAATAATAGAATACGCGTAAACAGAGCTACAGCCCAGGCTTTTCTGGCTCGCGTACATTTATACCTGGAAAATTGGGATACAGCGGAACAATACGCTACAGCAGTTATAGAGCAGACAGATCTTTATGGGTTAGTGCAAGGTCTGTCTAGTGATAATAGTCCATTTATAGCAGATAGCAGAGAGGCTCTATGGCAGTTAGCATATTTTAATGTTACATATGCTTATGAAGGATCCACCTTATTCACTACTAGTGGAAACTATTTATTAAGAAATGGGAACAGTCTTTTTGAGGATGGTGATGCTAGAAAGGAGCAATAGACCATTGAAGTAACAGGAGGTGATGAAGACTTTTATCGTGCTCCTTACAAATATAAGGCTACATATGGTTCCACTTTGTCAGAAAGGTCTACTGTTTTCAGATTGGCCGAAGTATATCTTATAAGAGCTGAAGCCAGGGCGCAGCAAAGCAAAATTGATCTAGCACGTGATGATGTGAATGCTATTCGTAGTAGAGCTAATGTGGCTGATGTAACCACGGAAAACGTTGAAGAGCTGCTGGTATTCATAGCTTTGGAAAGAGAGCGTGAGCTTTTTGCAGAATTTGGCCATCGCTGGTTTGACCTTAAAAGAAGGGGTGAAGCAGATGCTGTATTAGGGGCTTTAGAAGACAAAGAGTGGACTACTTCCGATCAATGGTTCCCTATTCCTCAAAGTGCTGTGAAATCGAACCCTAACCTCAATTAATTTAAAGATTTAAAAAACTGCACACAGAACTTGTCTCAAAAGTAACTGTCAAGTCAGATTGAGGCTCTCGAAATCATCCTTATTTTAAATAAAGGCGCATTTCCAGCACCTTCATGTGGCATCATTAATCAGGTAATTGCTTTTGAGACAGGCTCGTGTGCTAATATTTTCATTTATGAAAGATACTATTGTTAAGGTAGAGCACTTATCACATAAGTATAGCAGAGACTGGGCCATTAGAGATATCAATTTTGAAATCAAAGACAATGGAATTTTAGGACTATTAGGTTCTAATGGTGCGGGTAAATCTACTACCATGAACATCCTCTGTGGTGTTTTAAATCAGACCGAAGGTAATGTATATATCAATGGAATTAACCTTAAGGAAGATCCTGTAGGAGCTAAGAAACTGATTGGCTTTTTGCCACAAACCCCGCCATTGCATTTAGACCTTACCGTAGATGAATACCTGATGCACTGTGCTGAACTTCGCCTAATCGAAAAAGATAAAGTGCGAGATGCCATGGAAAGTGCTAAGGAGCAATGCGGTATTTCACATTTTAGCAATCGCCTTATTAGAAACCTGTCAGGGGGCTACAAGCAGAGGGTAGGTATAGCTCAGGCCATTATTCATAAACCCAGGCTTGTAGTGCTTGATGAACCAACTAATGGTTTAGATCCTAATCAGATCCTGGAAGTTAGAAATTTGATTAAACGGGTAGCGGAAGATAAGGCCGTGATTTTTTCATCACACATTCTTTCTGAGGCGCAGGCTACCTGTCATGAAATTATAATGATAGAAAACGGAATTATGGTTTTTTCTGATACCATGGAAGCTTTTGATAATTATATAGAGCCTAATTCATTAGTGATGTCAATGGAAAACGCTCCTGCACCCGCAGTACTAGAGGCAGTACCAGAAGTAGAAGAGGTATATTACATAACCCCTAAAAAAGCAAGAATTAAATTTTCAGGATCTCCCGCTATAGCTCAGGAGCTGGTAAAGAAAAGTGTAACAGAAGGTTGGGAACTTAAAGAAATACAACTGGAAAAGAGCTCACTCGATGAGGTTTTTGCACAATTATCTAAAAAGGCAACCCGTAATTAATCTGCCTAAAATCATTGAATAATATATGAAGACAATAAAGAGAATAGCTAAAACAGAGCTAAACACCATGTTTTATTCTCCGGTGGCATGGGTAGTATTAGTAATATTTACGGTGCAGGCGAGCTGGCAGTTTTTTAACCAAGTGGAGCGCATGGAAAGGGCTCAAAGACTGGGAGATAGCCTGGGAAGATTAACGAGTTATATTTTTTCCGGTTATAGTGGTGTGTTTACCATTATGCAGGATAACCTGTATTTGTATGTGCCCCTTTTAACTATGGGCTTAATTAGTAGGGAGATAAATAGCGGCTCTATTAAATTGCTTTATTCTTCTCCTATAAAAATAAGAGATATTGTATTGGGCAAGTTTATGGCTATTGCCGGCTACTGCCTTTTGTTTATAGGTGTTTTATCATTACTAGCCATCGCATCATGGTTTTATATAGATAATCTGGATGTCACTTTTATTCTTTCGGGCCTTTTAGGGCTATACCTTTTAATTTGTACGTATTCAGCTATAGGCCTTTTTATGTCTAGCCTTACATCATATCAGGTAGTGGCTGCCATAAGTACATTAGTAGTGCTTGCTGCGCTGAATTTTGTGGGTTCTCTTTGGCAGGATATCAATTTTGTGAGAGATATTACTTATTTCCTTTCCATTGCAGGCCGTGCCGATGAAATGAAAGAAGGCCTTATAGTAAGTAAAGATGTATTATATTTTCTATTGGTAACCGCTCTTTTCGTAGGGCTGTGTATCCTTAAATTAAGTTTTGAAAGAGAAAGCAAAACAGTTGCTGGTAAATTTGGTAGGTATGCAGCTTTAGTAGTGTTAGTACTTGGACTTGGCTATGTCAGTTCGTTACCATTCCTTTCTTTTTATCATGATATGAGCTTTACTAAGTATCGAACATTAACTCAAAATAGTCAGAAGGTAGTGAAGCAAATCGATGGCCCTGTTAAGCTTACTACTTATGTTAATCTTTTAGATGCTAACTATCATTTTGGAGCTCCTTATAGTAGAAATTATGATAAAGAAGCCTTTGAGAAATACATAAGATTTTTGCCGCAATTAGAAATGGAGTATGTCTACTATTATGACTCTTCCAAAAATGAAGATTTATACAATAGAAATCCAAGATTAGGTAATGCTGAGTTGGCTAAAAAAATAGCGGAAACCATAAACATGG includes the following:
- the tnpA gene encoding IS200/IS605 family transposase, which encodes MENYRKGSHTLFDLKYHIVWVTKYRKQVLVGAVAERSRELIREICKSNEVEIVKGHVSQDHIHLFVSVPPKLSISKLMQYIKGKTSHKLLFEFKHLQRQFWGKHIWARGYFAVTSGNVTDEIIMQYIENQDIEDKDDNFKIS
- a CDS encoding RagB/SusD family nutrient uptake outer membrane protein; this encodes MKSIYTLKKYILIALALVVLSGCEDMIEVDLPNSELSANTVYVSDITTEAAVNGIYQSLVNNTNYNLLHTLPGQTSDELIINSLVPNVYTSNQILDTDGSISGVWNNLYNAIYNANAVIEGIEGSSALTPSLAAQWQGEAYFLRAYAHFYLVNFGGEIPLILTTDIDQTAFAGKSSVEAIYGQIVSDLEFALANLPEDYSNYDNNRIRVNRATAQAFLARVHLYLENWDTAEQYATAVIEQTDLYGLVQGLSSDNSPFIADSREALWQLAYFNVTYAYEGSTLFTTSGNYLLRNGNSLFEDGDARKEQ
- a CDS encoding TonB-dependent receptor domain-containing protein, which produces MGYGRAEVQSEQFLPSSGMNHTYYESSGLSLNNYRSYTNSINNSRNFSVEPQLTYTKSLWKGQLTALLGGAWQQRKSEMPIYVTTSGYSSDNMIGVAGTATNVTAFNGSSEYKYASVFARLNYNIMGRYIVNVNFRRDGSSRFGSNNKFGNFGSVAGAWIFTEEDFMQGLSALSFGKLRVSYGEIGSDAIGDYGYAATYSSSTYGNGNTALTTTRIANPNYQWQVRRKFDVAMDLGFFNERVSISPAYYRNVTDNQLINSVLSPQAGFTSFQANLPATVVNHGFEVMLNTTNILKKDFTWETSFNISVNRNELKSFPDIENSSYYNTYEVGRPLSAYYLLHYLGVDENVISQFEDVNGDEMISTYLAASGAGDRVYNGSTAPKYYGGLQNTLKYKGFNLSFLFQFVKQDALKLISSTSSSPGYPYGIVNYQEDEYNDYLAEGHIVSSSYDNTFNNYINSDNMLTDASFIRLKNVNLSYNFNAGLLKKIGLQNASVYVQGQNLLTFTKYKGFDPETRGLALPPLRTVTIGTQLTF
- a CDS encoding DUF4350 domain-containing protein → MKTIKRIAKTELNTMFYSPVAWVVLVIFTVQASWQFFNQVERMERAQRLGDSLGRLTSYIFSGYSGVFTIMQDNLYLYVPLLTMGLISREINSGSIKLLYSSPIKIRDIVLGKFMAIAGYCLLFIGVLSLLAIASWFYIDNLDVTFILSGLLGLYLLICTYSAIGLFMSSLTSYQVVAAISTLVVLAALNFVGSLWQDINFVRDITYFLSIAGRADEMKEGLIVSKDVLYFLLVTALFVGLCILKLSFERESKTVAGKFGRYAALVVLVLGLGYVSSLPFLSFYHDMSFTKYRTLTQNSQKVVKQIDGPVKLTTYVNLLDANYHFGAPYSRNYDKEAFEKYIRFLPQLEMEYVYYYDSSKNEDLYNRNPRLGNAELAKKIAETINMDIADVLTPEEIKRQINLEPEENRLVRFLSYNGKETPLRMYDDMIRFPQEKEITAAIKRLVVSPPHIVFTTGHQERSIEKRGDRNYKTGFNEITFRYSLINQGFDVSSVDLDNEDIPDNTDILVIADPKLKLSQKEIGKVKKYLAEGKDLLVFTEPGSTEAVNPLVNTLGIRLSSLALVQKNEETEPEFLKGLLTEAAMKIGQLTAKPEVSISGGVGINVDSVSSYTVTPFIKTPNKPTWFAETGLTVLSDSITNKPSMKSVTVLVALQKEEGQKIIVGGDADLLSNSELRRSEMGNFQFMTNLFSWLTNDEFPIDTTRPPFPDDTLLLDADQVFINKIAFVGLLPLLIIVSAAVMLIRRNRK
- a CDS encoding ABC transporter ATP-binding protein, with amino-acid sequence MKDTIVKVEHLSHKYSRDWAIRDINFEIKDNGILGLLGSNGAGKSTTMNILCGVLNQTEGNVYINGINLKEDPVGAKKLIGFLPQTPPLHLDLTVDEYLMHCAELRLIEKDKVRDAMESAKEQCGISHFSNRLIRNLSGGYKQRVGIAQAIIHKPRLVVLDEPTNGLDPNQILEVRNLIKRVAEDKAVIFSSHILSEAQATCHEIIMIENGIMVFSDTMEAFDNYIEPNSLVMSMENAPAPAVLEAVPEVEEVYYITPKKARIKFSGSPAIAQELVKKSVTEGWELKEIQLEKSSLDEVFAQLSKKATRN
- a CDS encoding RagB/SusD family nutrient uptake outer membrane protein — its product is MEVTGGDEDFYRAPYKYKATYGSTLSERSTVFRLAEVYLIRAEARAQQSKIDLARDDVNAIRSRANVADVTTENVEELLVFIALERERELFAEFGHRWFDLKRRGEADAVLGALEDKEWTTSDQWFPIPQSAVKSNPNLN
- a CDS encoding SusC/RagA family TonB-linked outer membrane protein, with amino-acid sequence MNLLTKKAVSVREKLCLFTFGLSKWHIIMRIGLFQLFLFACGSQLLASSAANSQNMETIQVHVDFHDENLKGVFKNIENQTGFLFAFQPDLLQGQQQVNLSEKDISLKEFLDLLFEKTSLEYKQVDRNIVIFKKELQPQKPLEQEAEEEPQPDPDGVIVEGYVYDEHGEAQPGVSVVLDGTTRGTISNADGKFMLWIPKESKGILKFSFIGYKVVEYKVGEETKIRIDLEPDLARLDEVVVIGYGTTTKRNTTGSITKVSAEEIQSQPVTNALQALQGRTPGVFITQSSGYAGSGMNIQIRGTNSITDAGNPIPGKNQPLYIIDGVPFISYDLKQQSQTDRVIRGAQMNSSPLNLINPNDIESIDILKDADATAIYGSRGANGVVLITTKSGKEGKTTFNIKARTGVSQVANKVDLLGTDAYLDMLRTAHQNGGTEPNNFSTGIALTDWDPEAYTDWQEELLGGTAHSTDISASISGGNSSTNFFISGTYHDESTVLPGNFGYERFSTNFKVNHSTLNQKLKLGASVIFSADENKLPYYDMATYAFNTPPNRPIYDENGEYYWSPTYFSDINPLASLNRRVEDRGNNLITNFNVTLWEWEKIPRL